In one window of Bemisia tabaci chromosome 4, PGI_BMITA_v3 DNA:
- the Sfxn2 gene encoding sideroflexin-2 isoform X2, producing MMSKQSATGSSDRIDIEASPWDLDTYVGRVKYFAWVTDPRLCFLPDKQYEEAKVLRNLYKEGKEPAGTTKEEVMNAKRLYESAFHPDTGDKQNVFGRMSFQMPGGMLVTGAMLAFYKSTPQVVFWQWVNQSFNAYVNYTNRNAKSPLSTTQLATAYSSATLSACLTAINLKKFLAKKSSNPILQRFVPFFAVAAANAVNIPLMRQNEIITGVDVSDKNSNVVGSSRIAAVKGISLVVLSRIIMCSPGMCKCKNLIAFKTNFLHSLLQKR from the exons ATGATGTCCAAACAGTCAGCCACTGGGAGTAGCGATAGGATTGATATTGAAGCATCGCCCTGGGATTTAGATACATATGTTGGAAGAGTGAAATACTTTGCATGGGTAACAGATCCAAGACTCTGTTTCTTACCTGACAAGCAGTATGAAGAAGCTAAAGTTTTACGCAATCTTTACAA AGAGGGCAAAGAACCTGCGGGAACAACCAAAGAAGAGGTAATGAATGCAAAACGACTCTACGAAAGTGCTTTCCACCCAGATACTGGCGACAAACAGAATGTTTTTGGGCGAATGAGTTTCCAAATGCCTGGTGGTATGCTTGTGACGGGTGCTATGTTGGCATTTTACAA GTCAACCCCACAAGTAGTGTTCTGGCAATGGGTAAATCAATCATTCAATGCTTATGTCAACTACACAAACCGGAATGCAAAATCACCTCTGAGCACCACTCAGTTAGCTACAGCGTACTCCTCTGCCACTCTCTCTGCTTGTCTTACTGCAATCAATTTGAAGAagtttttagcaaaaaaatcatcaaatcctATCCTCCAG cGATTTGTTCCATTCTTTGCTGTGGCAGCTGCTAATGCAGTTAATATTCCGCTCATGCgacaaaatgaaataataactGGCGTTGATGTGAGCGATAAAAATTCCAATGTTGTTGGATCGTCTCGAATAGCGGCTGTGAAAGGAATCAGCCTTGTTGTCTTGTCTAGGATCATCATGTGCTCCCCTGGAATGTGTAAGTGCAAAAATCTAATTGCTTTTAAAACTAACTTTCTGCATTCCCTTTtacaaaaaagataa
- the Sfxn2 gene encoding sideroflexin-2 isoform X1, with protein sequence MMSKQSATGSSDRIDIEASPWDLDTYVGRVKYFAWVTDPRLCFLPDKQYEEAKVLRNLYKEGKEPAGTTKEEVMNAKRLYESAFHPDTGDKQNVFGRMSFQMPGGMLVTGAMLAFYKSTPQVVFWQWVNQSFNAYVNYTNRNAKSPLSTTQLATAYSSATLSACLTAINLKKFLAKKSSNPILQRFVPFFAVAAANAVNIPLMRQNEIITGVDVSDKNSNVVGSSRIAAVKGISLVVLSRIIMCSPGMLILPIFTERLEKNPWLKAQKWFSPVFQTLGCGVCLIFMVPLACALFPQNCSISINTLKTLDSAAYEEIKKNTKGELPSKVYFNKGL encoded by the exons ATGATGTCCAAACAGTCAGCCACTGGGAGTAGCGATAGGATTGATATTGAAGCATCGCCCTGGGATTTAGATACATATGTTGGAAGAGTGAAATACTTTGCATGGGTAACAGATCCAAGACTCTGTTTCTTACCTGACAAGCAGTATGAAGAAGCTAAAGTTTTACGCAATCTTTACAA AGAGGGCAAAGAACCTGCGGGAACAACCAAAGAAGAGGTAATGAATGCAAAACGACTCTACGAAAGTGCTTTCCACCCAGATACTGGCGACAAACAGAATGTTTTTGGGCGAATGAGTTTCCAAATGCCTGGTGGTATGCTTGTGACGGGTGCTATGTTGGCATTTTACAA GTCAACCCCACAAGTAGTGTTCTGGCAATGGGTAAATCAATCATTCAATGCTTATGTCAACTACACAAACCGGAATGCAAAATCACCTCTGAGCACCACTCAGTTAGCTACAGCGTACTCCTCTGCCACTCTCTCTGCTTGTCTTACTGCAATCAATTTGAAGAagtttttagcaaaaaaatcatcaaatcctATCCTCCAG cGATTTGTTCCATTCTTTGCTGTGGCAGCTGCTAATGCAGTTAATATTCCGCTCATGCgacaaaatgaaataataactGGCGTTGATGTGAGCGATAAAAATTCCAATGTTGTTGGATCGTCTCGAATAGCGGCTGTGAAAGGAATCAGCCTTGTTGTCTTGTCTAGGATCATCATGTGCTCCCCTGGAATGT TGATTCTTCCGATTTTTACCGAACGACTTGAAAAAAATCCGTGGTTAAAAGCTCAAAAATGGTTTAGTCCTGTTTTTCAGACTCTAGGATGTGGAGTTTG tttaattttcatggtacctttAGCATGTGCTCTCTTCCCTCAAAATTG TTCCATCAGTATTAATACTCTAAAAACATTGGACTCAGCTGCCTACGAAGAGATCAAGAAGAATACCAAAGGCGAACTTCCAAGCAAAGTGTACTTCAACAAAGGTCTCTAA
- the LOC140224425 gene encoding uncharacterized protein, with protein MMMENSEKVIPLIFYHVIYRRFIRIVSKTGASLTTVFKNCGNRNAIHEIAGLINEDGKNHVILKQAATVSQNYTATVLDELYEVMDTRLSSNGTIAYLGLEDCSPETANNALQQFKDYVISLRPTTTTTTESPIDKGWDIKNHLNITSNDPYEAGKKFLHMLGISVPDTTTPPPTTETSNDDTNDCGYTVALNAAAVLTVVVLGYYGIRRGIDWYKGKKSSDNKIPLEKVLNIKLEEDLNLEKVLNIKLEEDLNFIKKILERLNMQELSEHKYYLQLDEETPIEDINYPQLILKITQFYKQLSVLCNSFNEANTTPYIKVVQKVKEIEGVINIIKSIRKKQC; from the coding sequence ATGATGATGGAGAATTCAGAGAAGGTTATTCCGCTAATATTTTATCATGTGATTTACCGCAGATTTATAAGGATAGTAAGCAAGACAGGAGCAAGTTTAACAACAGTATTTAAGAATTGTGGTAATAGAAATGCAATACATGAAATAGCGGGTCTTATTAATGAAGATGGTAAAAATCATGTTATTTTAAAGCAAGCTGCAACTGTTTCTCAAAATTATACAGCTACTGTTTTAGACGAACTTTATGAGGTAATGGATACTAGATTATCTTCAAATGGTACTATTGCTTATTTAGGTTTAGAAGATTGTAGCCCTGAAACAGCTAATAATGCACTTCAACAATTTAAAGATTATGTAATAAGCTTGAGACCTACCACAACAACGACTACAGAGTCACCTATTGATAAGGGTTGGGATATTAAAAATCATCTTAATATTACTTCAAATGATCCATATGAAGCGGGAAAAAAGTTTCTACATATGTTAGGTATTTCCGTTCCAGACACTACAACTCCTCCTCCTACTACAGAAACTTCTAATGATGATACAAATGATTGTGGCTATACAGTTGCTCTTAATGCTGCTGCTGTCCTTACAGTAGTAGTGTTAGGATACTATGGAATTAGGCGTGGAATAGATTGGTATAAAGGGAAGAAATCATCAGATAATAAAATACCAttagaaaaagttttgaatataaaGCTAGAAGAAgatttaaatttagaaaaagttttgaatataaaGCTAGAAGaagatttaaattttataaaaaaaatcttagaaaGATTAAATATGCAAGAATTAAGCGAACATAAATATTACTTACAACTAGATGAAGAGACACCAATAGAAGATATAAATTACCCACAATTAATTCTAAAAATAACACAATTCTATAAACAGTTAAGTGTTTTATGTAACTCATTTAATGAAGCTAATACTACACCATACATTAAAGTCGtgcaaaaagtaaaagaaatagAAGGAGTGATAAACATCATTAAAAGCATTAGAAAAAAGCAATGTTAA